GTAAACGGTGACGATCCGGAAGCGGTTTACAGAGTCGTAAAACTCGGGATGGAATACCGTCAGAAGTTCAAAAAAGATTTCATCATCGATCTCGTATGTTATAGAAGACTCGGCCACAACGAAACGGACGAGCCCGCATTCACACAACCGAAGATGTATTCCATCATTAAAAATCATCCTCCGACCGTGGTTCTTTACGAAAAGAAACTCATTGCAGAAGGTGAAATCGCTCAGGAAGACCTGGACTTTATCAAAAACGGTTCTATGCACGGATTGGAAGATTCTTTCCAAAGAGCAAAAGAACAGGACGTTAAGATCAGGGTAGATACCATGCAAGGAGTTTGGTCCAAGTTCTCCAAGGTTTCCTTGGATTCGGAACCTGCGACAAAACTTTTGAAAGAACAAATGCAAGGAATCGTTCAGGCCTTGACTTCCGTACCTCAAGGATTTACTCCGAATTCTAAACTTGTAAAACTTCTTCAGAGTAGAAAGGAGATGGCGGAAGGAAAAATTCCCGTGGACTGGGGTTTTGCGGAAGCTCTTTCTTTCGGTTCGATTTTGGAGAGTGGATTTAGAATCCGTCTTTCCGGACAAGATTCTCAGAGAGGAACGTTTTCACACCGTCACGCAGTGCTCGTGGACACGAACACAAACGAGAAATACATTCCTCTGAATCATATTTCCGCAAAACAAGCAAAGGCGGAGATCATCAATTCTTCCCTTTCCGAATTTTCGGTCTTGGGTTTTGAATACGGTTATTCTCTCGCGGATCCGAACGCTCTCGTAATGTGGGAAGCTCAGTTCGGAGATTTTGCGAACAGCGCGCAGGTGATCTTCGATCAGTTTATTTCCAGCTCGGAAGTAAAATGGCAGAGACTTTCCGGACTTACGATGCTCTTGCCTCACGGTTACGAAGGACAGGGACCGGAACATTCTTCCGCAAGATTGGAAAGATTTCTGCAACTCTGCGCGTTGAATAACATGCAGGTTTGTAATCTTACAACCGCGGCTCAGTATTTCCATTTGCTCCGGAGACAGATGCTCAGAAATTACCGCAAACCTCTCGTGATCGTAACTCCGAAAAGTTTGCTCCGTTTCCCTGCTTCTCTTTCTCCGGTGGAAGATATTCTACAAGGCGCGTTCAAAGAGATTCTTGTGGATGACAGCGGTTCCAAGGCCGACAAAATCGATAAGGTGATTTTCTCTGCCGGTAAAGTATATTATGATTTAATGAAATACCGAGACGAGAATAAAATCAAAAACGTAGCCTTAGTCCGTGTAGAACAGATTTATCCTTTCGCAAGTAAAGAAATCGAAAATGCGGTCGTGAAAACGTTCAAGAACGCGAAACAATTCGTATGGTGTCAGGAAGAACCGAAAAACCAGGGCGCCTGGTTCTTTGTAAGAGAAAGAATCGAAGACCTTCTTCCTTCCGGCATTCGACTTACATATGCGGGAAGACACGAATCACCGAGCCCCGCGGCCGGACATATGAAACTACATTTGCAAGAACAGGACCAACTCGTTCTGGATGCCTTTCAAGCGTAAGAAAGAATCAAAATTGAAAGAAGAATTTTGACGATTTTTTGAAAAAGCCCGAGAGTAAAAATCTCGGGCTTTTTTTTGAAACGTTTCGTGACCGTTTAATTTATTTTAGTACAATAGATTTCGAAATCGATCGCACCGATTACGGGAGAATTTCCGGGATTCAATTGTGCTACGACCGGGCAGTTTGAAAACCGAAGTCCGTAATTTTTTGAATCGTTTTTTGTGATCGTCGCCGCGCATTGAGTGGAAACTCTGTAAGTATCCGCCGGAAGGTTTACGTAGAAGTCGATTTGACCGGCTCCTCCCGGTCCTACGAT
This genomic interval from Leptospira stimsonii contains the following:
- a CDS encoding 2-oxoglutarate dehydrogenase E1 component, with translation MKIEKLMALYGENGALLEELYDQYKINPDSVDKEWKLFFQEVDTTGFSNGNGYANGNGNGNGKSAVATSFTDAQAGSIREMGIINLLNAYRRQGHLAAQLDPLGIQKPNRTFIDSKLQSISRADLETVVDSDTLGRVKLAEIVDLYEKVYCNTIGAEHFYLVDDVEREWLQKKMESPEFLAPIPKSTKLRLYEKLFQADYFETFLAKKYVGKKRFSLEGGESFIPLLDTIVEEAGHHQMDGLVIGMAHRGRLNVLVNIIEKPASLIFAEFEEKTDKDNLSYADVKYHLGYSNSRMTKAGKEVKLSLAFNPSHLECVNPVVTGSVRARQGLIGDKDRAKYMPILIHGDAAFAGQGVVAETLNLMNLEGYTTGGSFHVVVNNQIGFTTLPDESRSTLYATDLAKGFQIPIIHVNGDDPEAVYRVVKLGMEYRQKFKKDFIIDLVCYRRLGHNETDEPAFTQPKMYSIIKNHPPTVVLYEKKLIAEGEIAQEDLDFIKNGSMHGLEDSFQRAKEQDVKIRVDTMQGVWSKFSKVSLDSEPATKLLKEQMQGIVQALTSVPQGFTPNSKLVKLLQSRKEMAEGKIPVDWGFAEALSFGSILESGFRIRLSGQDSQRGTFSHRHAVLVDTNTNEKYIPLNHISAKQAKAEIINSSLSEFSVLGFEYGYSLADPNALVMWEAQFGDFANSAQVIFDQFISSSEVKWQRLSGLTMLLPHGYEGQGPEHSSARLERFLQLCALNNMQVCNLTTAAQYFHLLRRQMLRNYRKPLVIVTPKSLLRFPASLSPVEDILQGAFKEILVDDSGSKADKIDKVIFSAGKVYYDLMKYRDENKIKNVALVRVEQIYPFASKEIENAVVKTFKNAKQFVWCQEEPKNQGAWFFVRERIEDLLPSGIRLTYAGRHESPSPAAGHMKLHLQEQDQLVLDAFQA